From Cataglyphis hispanica isolate Lineage 1 chromosome 3, ULB_Chis1_1.0, whole genome shotgun sequence, a single genomic window includes:
- the LOC126848259 gene encoding N-alpha-acetyltransferase 80 isoform X1 yields the protein MDMRTRGTHMGMIIRHNAVGIKSDRNIVSERKTMTPPLRSYRINLSSCELIPSYRNITRQDMMESNATYKYRVIPLHHRPDLIKDCYKLLNSEWPRSETARTKSLKVSCDEFPTSLILINDKDKVLGHCKISLVGRLKISCYIESVVIDYRYRSQGLGSRLLRDMEEYVVRKGLRNIYLRTVGQEVFYYKNGYKVCDPFKAYGINDIITASPPLDKTKFKERNADQAGQPPPPPPPPMPALHLSKFFDTRMLSQKTHMVKKLVY from the exons ATGGATATGCGCACGAGAGGGACGCACATGGGAATGATTATTCGGCATAACGCGGTGGGGATAAAATCAGACCGAAATATCGTTTCGGAGCGGAAAACGATGACACCGCCACTGAGATCCTATCGTATCAATTTGAGTTCGTGCGAACTAATTCCatcttatcgaaatattaCGCG acAAGATATGATGGAAAGCAATGCTACATATAAGTACAGAGTGATACCTCTTCACCATCGACCTGATTTGATCAAAGATTGTTATAAGTTACTTAATTCTGAATGGCCTCGAAGCGAAACTGCACG AACGAAATCTCTGAAGGTGTCTTGTGATGAATTTCCCACATCTCTGATTCTGATTAATGATAAGGATAAAGTTCTTGGACATTGCAAAATATCTCTGGTTGGTAGATTGAAAATTAGTTGCTACATAGAATCtg TTGTAATCGACTATCGATATAGATCTCAAGGATTAGGATCTAGATTATTGCGTGACATGGAAGAGTACGTTGTGAGAAAGGGtctgagaaatatttatctaaggACAGTTGGTCAGGAAGTGTTTTACTATAAGAACGGGTACAAGGTATGCGATCCGTTCAAAGCGTATGGCATTAACGACATCATAACAGCTAGTCCGCCTCTCGACAAAACAAAATTCAAGGAACGGAACGCCGATCAGGCCGGACAGCCACCACCACCGCCACCACCCCCGATGCCGGCATTGCATCTGTCGAAATTTTTCGATACGCGAATGCTATCCCAAAAAACACACATGGTAAAGAAATTAGTATACTag
- the LOC126848263 gene encoding flavin reductase (NADPH): MKRVVIFGATGNTGLCSLRSAVENDLDVRAFVRDEAKIPEDLKNKIESVVGDVTNAEQVTKAVADRDAVVVVLGTRNDLSPTTVLSQSLKNIIDAMKTHNVELISVCLSAFLFYKPEAVPAIFKDLNADHQRMFDMIKTSGLKWIAILPPHIADTPKSKYTVTFDSSPGRAISKHNLGAFLVECLMKPEYYQKVCGIANIS, from the exons ATGAAGCGAGTCGTGATATTCGGTGCTACCGGAAACACCGGTCTGTGCTCTCTGAGATCGGCCGTAGAAAATG ATCTGGACGTAAGAGCTTTTGTAAGGGATGAAGCCAAAATTCCTGAAgaccttaaaaataaaattgaatcagTCGTTGGAGATGTTACTAATGCAGAGCAAGTTACAAAAGCGGTAGCTGATAGAGATGCTGTTGTTGTAGTTCTAGGAACCAGGAATGATTTGA GTCCTACTACTGTATTATCTCAAAgcttaaagaatataatagatgCCATGAAAACACATAATGTTGAACTAATCTCTGTATGTCTGTCTg catttttattctacaaacCTGAAGCAGTACCTGCTATATTTAAAGACTTAAATGCAGATCATCAACGCATGTTTGACATGATCAAGACGAGTGGACTGAAGTGGATAGCGATATTGCCACCACACATAGCag atacacCAAAATCAAAGTACACTGTCACATTCGACTCTTCACCTGGACGCGCAATCTCCAAACACAATTTAGGCGCGTTTCTCGTAGAGTGTCTCATGAAACCAGAGTATTATCAAAAAGTTTGTGGCATCGCCAACATTTCATGA
- the LOC126848259 gene encoding N-alpha-acetyltransferase 80 isoform X2: MDMRTRGTHMGMIIRHNAVGIKSDRNIVSERKTMTPPLRSYRINLSSCELIPSYRNITRQDMMESNATYKYRVIPLHHRPDLIKDCYKLLNSEWPRSETARTKSLKVSCDEFPTSLILINDKDKVLGHCKISLVGRLKISCYIESVVIDYRYRSQGLGSRLLRDMEEYVVRKGLRNIYLRTVGQEVFYYKNGYKVCDPFKAYGINDIITASPPLDKTKFKERNADQAGQPPPPPPPPMPALHLSKFFDTRMLSQKTHMITILS; this comes from the exons ATGGATATGCGCACGAGAGGGACGCACATGGGAATGATTATTCGGCATAACGCGGTGGGGATAAAATCAGACCGAAATATCGTTTCGGAGCGGAAAACGATGACACCGCCACTGAGATCCTATCGTATCAATTTGAGTTCGTGCGAACTAATTCCatcttatcgaaatattaCGCG acAAGATATGATGGAAAGCAATGCTACATATAAGTACAGAGTGATACCTCTTCACCATCGACCTGATTTGATCAAAGATTGTTATAAGTTACTTAATTCTGAATGGCCTCGAAGCGAAACTGCACG AACGAAATCTCTGAAGGTGTCTTGTGATGAATTTCCCACATCTCTGATTCTGATTAATGATAAGGATAAAGTTCTTGGACATTGCAAAATATCTCTGGTTGGTAGATTGAAAATTAGTTGCTACATAGAATCtg TTGTAATCGACTATCGATATAGATCTCAAGGATTAGGATCTAGATTATTGCGTGACATGGAAGAGTACGTTGTGAGAAAGGGtctgagaaatatttatctaaggACAGTTGGTCAGGAAGTGTTTTACTATAAGAACGGGTACAAGGTATGCGATCCGTTCAAAGCGTATGGCATTAACGACATCATAACAGCTAGTCCGCCTCTCGACAAAACAAAATTCAAGGAACGGAACGCCGATCAGGCCGGACAGCCACCACCACCGCCACCACCCCCGATGCCGGCATTGCATCTGTCGAAATTTTTCGATACGCGAATGCTATCCCAAAAAACACACATG atcaCCATTCTTTCATGA
- the LOC126848259 gene encoding N-alpha-acetyltransferase 80 isoform X3: MKNTYQRQDMMESNATYKYRVIPLHHRPDLIKDCYKLLNSEWPRSETARTKSLKVSCDEFPTSLILINDKDKVLGHCKISLVGRLKISCYIESVVIDYRYRSQGLGSRLLRDMEEYVVRKGLRNIYLRTVGQEVFYYKNGYKVCDPFKAYGINDIITASPPLDKTKFKERNADQAGQPPPPPPPPMPALHLSKFFDTRMLSQKTHMVKKLVY, from the exons atgaaaaacaCATATCAGAG acAAGATATGATGGAAAGCAATGCTACATATAAGTACAGAGTGATACCTCTTCACCATCGACCTGATTTGATCAAAGATTGTTATAAGTTACTTAATTCTGAATGGCCTCGAAGCGAAACTGCACG AACGAAATCTCTGAAGGTGTCTTGTGATGAATTTCCCACATCTCTGATTCTGATTAATGATAAGGATAAAGTTCTTGGACATTGCAAAATATCTCTGGTTGGTAGATTGAAAATTAGTTGCTACATAGAATCtg TTGTAATCGACTATCGATATAGATCTCAAGGATTAGGATCTAGATTATTGCGTGACATGGAAGAGTACGTTGTGAGAAAGGGtctgagaaatatttatctaaggACAGTTGGTCAGGAAGTGTTTTACTATAAGAACGGGTACAAGGTATGCGATCCGTTCAAAGCGTATGGCATTAACGACATCATAACAGCTAGTCCGCCTCTCGACAAAACAAAATTCAAGGAACGGAACGCCGATCAGGCCGGACAGCCACCACCACCGCCACCACCCCCGATGCCGGCATTGCATCTGTCGAAATTTTTCGATACGCGAATGCTATCCCAAAAAACACACATGGTAAAGAAATTAGTATACTag
- the LOC126848237 gene encoding protein O-mannosyl-transferase 2, producing the protein MKNAIQEITCKSENAPNAEVNEKKNSTTYWWLMLGSIIVLTLITRFYKVTEPEHVCWDETHFGKMGSWYINRTFFFDVHPPLGKMLIALSGYMTGYDGKFAFEKPGDKFENVNYIGMRIFCTILGASIVPLSYLIVWDLTKSIRASALSAIFILFDVGLLTLNQYILLDPILLCFMMCATWGMARVASLQDRPFTRSWWFWLSFTGASLACTISVKFVGLFVVLLVGLYTMYELWRELGDLSKPISYVGKHLLARCFCLILLPVLLYMLFFYIHLSVLNKSGSGDGFYSSEFQSLLRGNSLYNATMPRQLAYGATITLKNHRTGGGYLHSHWHLYPEGVGARQQQITTYSHKDDNNLWLVKKFNTDAIPSEPELVKHGDLVRLEHIITRRNLHSHKEIAPISKKHYQVTGYGENGTGDANDIWKILIMNGQNDDVVETVTSKLKFVHYLHHCVLTCSGKTLPKWGYSQQEVSCNPNMRDKNALWNIEDNQYAKLPNVSFRVYAPGFLNRFLESHAVMLQGNSDLKVKEGEVSSRPWQWPINYRGQFFSGNNQRIYLLGNPIIWWGNIIFLAIFVIFYIYALVREQRGCIDDAVILEQRGKITHAGKWLFLGWILHYAPFWAMTRVLYFHHYFPALLYSSMLTGIILNHIIECLLLLLPGKVGNTIYHVMLGIVISGTVYSFYLFSPLAYGMDGPSAMDPASSMHSLRWMESWEF; encoded by the exons atgaaaaacgcTATTCAAGAGATCACTTGTAAATCGGAAAATGCACCGAACGCGGAAgtaaacgaaaagaaaaatagtacAAC ATATTGGTGGCTCATGCTTGGAAGCATAATTGTACTTACTTTAATCACcagattttataaagtaacAGAACCTGAACATGTGTG tTGGGATGAAACACATTTCGGTAAAATGGGCAGTTGGTATATAAATAGGACATTCTTCTTTGATGTGCACCCACCTTTGGGAAag ATGCTCATTGCTCTGTCCGGGTATATGACAGGCTACGATGGGAAATTTGCCTTTGAAAAACCAGGAGATAAATTTGAGAATGTCAATTATATTGGTATGAGAATA ttctGCACAATTCTGGGTGCATCCATTGTCCCTTTATCTTATCTCATCGTATGGGATCTTACCAAGTCAATTCGTGCCTCTGCCCTTTCTGCTATTTTCATTCTGTTTG ATGTAGGACTGCTGAcgttaaatcaatatatactcTTAGATCCAATACTACTGTGTTTTATGATGTGTGCAACATGGGGCATGGCGCGCGTGGCGTCGCTCCAGGATCGGCCGTTCACGCGATCCTGGTGGTTCTGGTTATCGTTTACAGGAGCCTCGCTCGCATGCACGATCAGCGTGAAATTCGTCGGGCTATTTGTCGTTCTGCTCGTGGGTCTTTACACCATGTACGAGCTCTGGCGAGAATTGGGTGATTTGTCCAAACCTATC TCTTATGTGGGGAAACATTTATTAGCACGGTGCTTTTGTCTCATCCTATTACCGGTTTTACTTTacatgctatttttttatatccatcTTTCTGTTTTGAATAAAAG cGGAAGTGGCGATGGATTCTACAGTTCCGAGTTTCAGTCTTTATTACGAGGGAATTCCTTATACAACGCAACGATGCCGCGGCAATTAGCATATGGTGCCaccattacattaaaaaatcatcgtaCAGGCGGCGGCTACTTACATTCTCATTGGCATTTGTATCCCGAGGGAGTTGGCGCCAGACAGCAACAG ATCACTACCTATTCCCACAAGGATGACAATAATCTATGGTTAGTGAAGAAATTTAACACGGACGCGATACCGTCTGAACCGGAGTTGGTCAAACACGGCGATCTCGTTCGCTTGGAGCATATTATTACGAGGCGGAATTTACACTCGCACAAGGAGATCGCGCCGATATCGAAGAAGCACTACCAAGTCACAGGATACGGAGAG aaCGGTACAGGCGATGCAAAcgatatttggaaaatattgataatgaatGGACAAAATGATGATGTGGTGGAAACTGTGACgagtaaattgaaatttgtacATTATCTTCATCATTGCGTGCTAACGTGTAGCGGTAAAACGTTGCCGAAATG ggGATACAGCCAACAAGAAGTTTCCTGCAATCCCAACATGAGAGACAAGAATGCATTATGGAACATCGAGGACAATCAGTATGCCAAAT taCCAAACGTCAGCTTCCGGGTATACGCTCCGGGATTCCTCAATAGATTCCTGGAGTCACATGCTGTAATGCTACAAGGAAATTCAGATTTGAAAGTGAAAGAGGGAGAGGTGTCCTCGCGGCCTTGGCAGTGGCCTATAAATTACAga ggGCAATTCTTCTCCGGAAACAATCAAAGAATATATCTGCTCGGCAATCCCATCATTTGGTGGGGAAACATAATCTTTCTTGCGATATTCgtgattttttacatttacgcATTAGTGCGCGAACAACGGGGCTGCATCGACGATGCCGTTATCCTCGAGCAGCGCGGCAAGATTACGCATGCCGGCAAGTGGCTTTTTCTCGGATGGATCTTGCATTACGCGCCGTTCTGGGCAATGACCAGGGTGCTGTACTTCCATCATTATTTCCCGGCGCTACTGTATAGTTCCATGTTGACTGGGATTATATTGAATCATATTATCGAGTGCCTCCTATTGTTGCTTCCCGGTAAAGTGGGAAATACGATTTACCATGTCATGCTGGGAATTGTTATTTCCGGTACTGTATATAG tTTCTATCTATTTTCGCCATTGGCTTACGGGATGGACGGACCCTCAGCCATGGATCCAGCGAGCTCAATGCATTCTTTGCGATGGATGGAGTCTTGGGAATTTTAA
- the LOC126848259 gene encoding N-alpha-acetyltransferase 80 isoform X4, protein MMESNATYKYRVIPLHHRPDLIKDCYKLLNSEWPRSETARTKSLKVSCDEFPTSLILINDKDKVLGHCKISLVGRLKISCYIESVVIDYRYRSQGLGSRLLRDMEEYVVRKGLRNIYLRTVGQEVFYYKNGYKVCDPFKAYGINDIITASPPLDKTKFKERNADQAGQPPPPPPPPMPALHLSKFFDTRMLSQKTHMVKKLVY, encoded by the exons ATGATGGAAAGCAATGCTACATATAAGTACAGAGTGATACCTCTTCACCATCGACCTGATTTGATCAAAGATTGTTATAAGTTACTTAATTCTGAATGGCCTCGAAGCGAAACTGCACG AACGAAATCTCTGAAGGTGTCTTGTGATGAATTTCCCACATCTCTGATTCTGATTAATGATAAGGATAAAGTTCTTGGACATTGCAAAATATCTCTGGTTGGTAGATTGAAAATTAGTTGCTACATAGAATCtg TTGTAATCGACTATCGATATAGATCTCAAGGATTAGGATCTAGATTATTGCGTGACATGGAAGAGTACGTTGTGAGAAAGGGtctgagaaatatttatctaaggACAGTTGGTCAGGAAGTGTTTTACTATAAGAACGGGTACAAGGTATGCGATCCGTTCAAAGCGTATGGCATTAACGACATCATAACAGCTAGTCCGCCTCTCGACAAAACAAAATTCAAGGAACGGAACGCCGATCAGGCCGGACAGCCACCACCACCGCCACCACCCCCGATGCCGGCATTGCATCTGTCGAAATTTTTCGATACGCGAATGCTATCCCAAAAAACACACATGGTAAAGAAATTAGTATACTag